A genomic segment from Amphiprion ocellaris isolate individual 3 ecotype Okinawa chromosome 17, ASM2253959v1, whole genome shotgun sequence encodes:
- the st6galnac4 gene encoding alpha-N-acetyl-neuraminyl-2,3-beta-galactosyl-1,3-N-acetyl-galactosaminide alpha-2,6-sialyltransferase isoform X2 encodes MCRCLCLLSLSLPLLLWFAITRDDVSPAALSSGLRGYRRISPGRMEQFLDKHCNQCALISSSGQMLGAGAGEEIDRIGCVIRMNNAPTRGFEEDVGSRTSVRVVSHTSVPLLVKNERYYFQESADTVYIFWGPERNMRQDGKGRIYNVLLKMATKYPNARIYAVTRDKVQYCDSVFQNETGKNRMKTGAFLSTGFFTMILALEMCDTIHVYGMIDDNYCSRANHSIVPYHYYEQNRIDECRMYKVHEHTKRGGHRFITEKAIYARWVTRHKIDFKHPSWSL; translated from the exons ATGTGTCGCTGTCTCTGCCTGCTCAGCCTGAGCCTCCCGTTGCTTCTCTGGTTCGCGATCACCCGGGACGATGTGTCTCCTGCCGCCTTGAGCTCCGGACTCCGGGGCTACCGGAGGATCAGCCCCGGCAGGATGGAGCAG TTCCTGGACAAGCACTGCAACCAGTGTGCCTTGATCTCCAGCTCGGGTCAGATGCTCGGAGCTGGTGCCGGAGAGGAGATCGATAGAATCGGATGCGTGATCCGGATGAACAACGCTCCCACACGCGGGTTCGAGGAAGACGTTGGGAGTCGCACCAGTGTCCGGGTCGTGTCTCACACCAGCGTTCCCCTGCTGGTCAAAAACGAGCGCTATTATTTCCAGGAGTCTGCAGACACCGTTTACATCTTCTGGGGTCCTGAGAGGAACATGAGGCAAGACGGGAAGGGACGCATCTATAACGTCCTCctgaaaatggccacaaagtaTCCGAACGCCAGAATATACGCTGTGACCAGAGACAAGGTTCAGTACTGCGACAGCGTGTTTCAGAAtgaaactggaaaaaacag AATGAAAACGGGGGCGTTTCTCAGCACTGGGTTCTTCACAATGATTCTGGCTTTAGAAATGTGCGACACCATCCATGTTTACGGGATGATCGACGACAACTACTGCAG TCGAGCCAACCACAGCATTGTTCCTTACCATTACTACGAGCAAAACCGAATCGACGAGTGCAGGATGTACAAGGTCCATGAGCACACGAAGCGTGGCGGCCATCGCTTCATCACTGAGAAGGCCATCTATGCCAGATGGGTGACACGCCACAAGATAGACTTTAAACATCCCTCTTGGAGCCTCTGA
- the st6galnac4 gene encoding alpha-N-acetyl-neuraminyl-2,3-beta-galactosyl-1,3-N-acetyl-galactosaminide alpha-2,6-sialyltransferase isoform X1, producing the protein MEALDRRSRLMQSVNSCLSRCSVHVRMCTTDLLLFVRPLQMCRCLCLLSLSLPLLLWFAITRDDVSPAALSSGLRGYRRISPGRMEQFLDKHCNQCALISSSGQMLGAGAGEEIDRIGCVIRMNNAPTRGFEEDVGSRTSVRVVSHTSVPLLVKNERYYFQESADTVYIFWGPERNMRQDGKGRIYNVLLKMATKYPNARIYAVTRDKVQYCDSVFQNETGKNRMKTGAFLSTGFFTMILALEMCDTIHVYGMIDDNYCSRANHSIVPYHYYEQNRIDECRMYKVHEHTKRGGHRFITEKAIYARWVTRHKIDFKHPSWSL; encoded by the exons ATGGAAGCTCTGGACAGGAGGAGCCGTTTAATGCAGTCGGTGAACTCATGTCTGAGTAGATGTTCAGTACATGTCCGGATGTGCACAACCGACCTGCTTCTCTTTGTCCGGCCCCTGCAGATGTGTCGCTGTCTCTGCCTGCTCAGCCTGAGCCTCCCGTTGCTTCTCTGGTTCGCGATCACCCGGGACGATGTGTCTCCTGCCGCCTTGAGCTCCGGACTCCGGGGCTACCGGAGGATCAGCCCCGGCAGGATGGAGCAG TTCCTGGACAAGCACTGCAACCAGTGTGCCTTGATCTCCAGCTCGGGTCAGATGCTCGGAGCTGGTGCCGGAGAGGAGATCGATAGAATCGGATGCGTGATCCGGATGAACAACGCTCCCACACGCGGGTTCGAGGAAGACGTTGGGAGTCGCACCAGTGTCCGGGTCGTGTCTCACACCAGCGTTCCCCTGCTGGTCAAAAACGAGCGCTATTATTTCCAGGAGTCTGCAGACACCGTTTACATCTTCTGGGGTCCTGAGAGGAACATGAGGCAAGACGGGAAGGGACGCATCTATAACGTCCTCctgaaaatggccacaaagtaTCCGAACGCCAGAATATACGCTGTGACCAGAGACAAGGTTCAGTACTGCGACAGCGTGTTTCAGAAtgaaactggaaaaaacag AATGAAAACGGGGGCGTTTCTCAGCACTGGGTTCTTCACAATGATTCTGGCTTTAGAAATGTGCGACACCATCCATGTTTACGGGATGATCGACGACAACTACTGCAG TCGAGCCAACCACAGCATTGTTCCTTACCATTACTACGAGCAAAACCGAATCGACGAGTGCAGGATGTACAAGGTCCATGAGCACACGAAGCGTGGCGGCCATCGCTTCATCACTGAGAAGGCCATCTATGCCAGATGGGTGACACGCCACAAGATAGACTTTAAACATCCCTCTTGGAGCCTCTGA